The Candidatus Kaelpia aquatica nucleotide sequence AATTTCTTTGACTGGCGGGAACCTATCTATGAGGTGAATTTTAAACCCACTCTCAACGAATGGAACACTACTTGCAGGTTTGAATTTTACGGCAAGGATCTTCTTGATTCGGTTGAGCTTAACCTCTCACGAGAATGGGACAGAAAATGGTATCGATTCGGACCTTACGATAAAAATCAGGGTAAAAAAATTGATGGATATTATCGTTTTCGCCTTGTTGCTACCGGAATCAGCGGAAACGACCAAAACCTTTTTAGAGTTCGAATATCCCCTGAAAGTGCCCAAAGTTACTCAGAAAAGATTAAAATTCGTCTGAACTCACATGAAGGTAAAGAGATGTTTTTCTATCCCGAAATTCCAGCTGGAACTAAGAATGTAATAGTTGAAAACTACGACCTTGACCTTGATGGCGGTACTAGCAAGCTTGCCTCAGATAAAAGAAAAAGAGGATATAGTGTAAGTGGTTCCGAGAGCGGTGAGTGGAGCCAGACAGTAGTCCCGGTATACTCCACTGGAGGCAGAATGATATATACCATTAAAAAAGGTACTCAAAGGCACGCAAATGCAGCAATAAGAATGATTACCGATAAAGGAGAGCCTATACCTATATATTTTAAAAAAGGTGCTCCTAGAGTGATAAGAGAGGTTGTGGCACCAGTAAAGCCGATAAAACCGGCCCCAAAACCTATTCTGGATAAAAAAACTCAATGCAATAAATTTACTTTTGATGCCACTAAATCCTATGATCTCGATAAGCAAAAACTTAATTTTCTCTGGGATTTTGGTGACGGCATTACCAGTACAGAGCCTATTGTAATTCATACATACGAAAAGGGCGGTGAATACACAGTAACTCTCACTGTTAACAATGATTCCGGGCTACCCTGCGATACTTCAACAACTTCCCAACAGATATCAGTTAATACTCCTCCAATAGCTAGCTTCAGCTCGCCTGAGCTTGTCTGTTTATCAGATACAGTATACTTTGACGCTAGTAGAACTTTTGATGACAATCCGGAAAATTTAACTTATGCCTGGGATTTTGGTGACGGATCCAGCAGTAATGGTAAGAAGGTAAGCCATATATATAACAAGGGCGGCAGCTACGATGTAACACTAACCGTAGACGATAATTCAGATACATCCTGTAATCTTAGCAGTATAAAGAAAGTTATGAAGGTTAATACTCCACCTATAGCTAACTCCGGTTACAACGTCAATCTCTGTCTTAAATCTCCAGATGAGAAATATACTGTAACTCTAGACGGCTCTAAATCAAAAAATCCCAACGGCACACCGCTTACCTACACCTGGAACCTAGGGGATGGAGTCATTTTGAATGGCGAAAGAGTAGAGCACACTTACAAAACCAGCGGTATTTATACGGTCACTCTTGTCGTAGATGACGGCATGGGTCTCTCTTGCAGTAAAGCCTCAGATACTATTACTGTAAATTTAAATAGACCGCCCGTAGCTGCTGCAGGCGACGACAAGATACTATGCGTCGGTCAAACTGTCAGTTTGGATGGTTCAGCCTCTAAAGCCGAATCGGGAGAAAAACTCAGCTATAAATGGGATTTTGGTGACGGCAATGAGGCAACCGGAGCAAGAGTTAGCCATGTTTATGAAAAAGGCGGCAAATATTCGGCTACTCTTACCGTAAATGATAACATGAATACAGTATGTTCTATCGATATGGATACTGCTTCTCTGCATATAAACTCCAAGCCTTCGGTAACCATTGCCGAAGTTAACGATAGCTGTGTAGGTAAAGAGATTTATTTCAATGCTTCAGGTTCTAATGATCCTGACGGTGACATCCTTAGCTACACTTGGGACTTCGGAGATGGTGTCACTGAGAAGAGGGCATCTTCTAGAATAGTCCATACTTATGAGAAAGGTGGTTCTTATGCTGTTTCAGTGACAGTTGATGATGGCAGCAAATCTGCCTGTTCTTCTGCTTCTGATTCTCGCAGAATCAATATAAATACTCCGCCAGTTGCAAAGCTTGATATGACTAGTCTTTGCTGCGTAGGCATGGAACAGAAGTTTGATGGTTCAGAATCCTTTGATGCCGATGGCGACACCCTTAGTTACACCTGGTATTTAGATGATGGTACTATAACCAAGGGAGCCAAAATATCTCATATCTATGATGAACCCGGAACATATAGAGTGATTCTTGAGATTAATGATGGTTCAGAAACCGATTGCAGCTCCAGCTCTATAGCACAGACTATCAAAGTCAGCGGCAGTCCTGTTTCAATAATTGAAATAAGGTAGTAGAGAAAAACATAAGAGCTTAGAGCGGGATTACGACTAAGAGTATCGTTTTTAGTTTTATATAGTTAATATGAAAATCATACTGCTCATTTTGTTATCACTTCTATTGCCTACCTATGTTTATGGACAAAATGCACCTGCAATAGAAGTAATAGACTCTCCTTGGGATTTTGGCCAAGTTAAAAGAGGTGAAATAAGCGAAAAATCATTCTTTATTATTAATAGTGGAGAGGAGACGTTATTAATTGAAGGTATCAGCTCCTGCTGTGGATACCTCATAGTGGATCTATCTTTATGGGCAATAGTCTCCGGGGAGAAGTCGAAGATAACAATATCCTGCAATAGCAGGCTGAAAAATCTCGGGCAAGATGAAAAATATTTTACCATCAAATCCAATGATCCTGCCAACCCAGAGCTTAAAGCTCCGATTATATCCTATATTATTGAATAAAACCAATTATTAGTAGGTCTCAAGGTATTATCTTCTTAAATCATTAAATAGGCACATCCCGGTTTTTGAAATTCCAATTGTGTAACACTTAGCATTGCACAAGCCACGCTTCTTTACGCCAATCAGAACATTTTACTCACACTATCTCTTCTGCTATAATACTTAACGATGAAGCTTGCTATTCCTGTGAATAATACTTTAAGGAAGAGAAGGAATATTGTTTTGACAGCTCTATTTTTGAGCCTGCTTTTATTTTCAAGCAGCTCTCATGCTCAAATGCTTTCGGATTGGGAGTTTAATGTCTATTATGATTTTATAGATAGATTTTTAGACATGGACGATTGGACAGAAGAGAATGAGGATAAAGTATCTAGAGAAATTGCAAGTAAATATAACTTAACCTACGAACAGGTAAATGAGATCGTGGATAGAGCCTTTAAACGAGAGATTTCTGACTGGGAATGGGATATAGGCGAGGAAATCTATGAGAGGTTTTCTTCTGTACCTGAAGAACTTCAGACCGACAATGAGCGTGAAAGAATATTCAGGGAATTCGGAAATAAATACGACATCTCTCGCAACTACCTCAATGATATCCTCTATAGGACTATATGGGATATTATGATGTGGGATTACTTTGATTAACAGAGTTAAATTCTTAAAGATTTTTACAATTGATCAAGTTTATATGTGCATACTGTGTCTTTCCTAAGGCATCGGATATCTGCGTCTAAACCTTAAAACAATAAAATGGCTATAAAGACACAACAGATGATGCTGGGTGATATTTGCATAGATGTACTTCATAAAAACATCAAGAATCTATGCCTGAGCATTTATCCTCCTACAGGCAGAGTAAGAATATCAGCTCCTAAAAGAATGAGTCTTAGAACAATCAGAATATTTGCTATTTCAAAGTTAGAATGGATAAAAAAACATCGGGCAAAATTCTTGCAGCAAGAAATAGAGCCACCCATTAAATACTTAAGCCATGAAAGCCATTATTTTAAAGGGAAACGTTATCTTCTAAATGTGATTAATCATAATGCTCCTCCAAAAGTAGAGCTACGCAAAGAAGCTTATATCGATCTCTACATAAGAAAAGGAAGTAATTTAGAGCATAGAAAAAAAGCTATAACTGAGTGGTATCGAAAGCAATTAAAAGATAGCATCCCAGACTTAATTGAGAAGTGGCAGAAAATTATGGATGTTGAGATTAAAGACTGGGGCATCAAGCAGATGAAGACCAGATGGGGCACGTGCAACATCAAGGCGCACCGCATTTGGCTTAATCTCGAATTAATTAAAAAACCGGAATATTGCCTGGAATATATAGTTGTTCATGAGATATTACATCTGTTAGAACGTAGACATGATATCCGATACAAATCCTATATGGATAAATTTATACCTCAATGGCGAATCTACGAAAAAGAACTAAACCGTCTTAAACCGTAAGCATAGAAAGGAATAAAAGCAATTCTCACTTGTCTATTTTGGTATTTTAATTGTTATAGTTTTTCTTATGCAACATTGACTATCATTGTATCGCAACGTATAATGTTGCAAGTAAGCAGAGAGCACATTTAGTTTGGACAAAGCTAACACATAAATAAGGAGAAGAACAATGGGTGATAAAGGCCAGAAAGA carries:
- a CDS encoding PKD domain-containing protein; the protein is NFFDWREPIYEVNFKPTLNEWNTTCRFEFYGKDLLDSVELNLSREWDRKWYRFGPYDKNQGKKIDGYYRFRLVATGISGNDQNLFRVRISPESAQSYSEKIKIRLNSHEGKEMFFYPEIPAGTKNVIVENYDLDLDGGTSKLASDKRKRGYSVSGSESGEWSQTVVPVYSTGGRMIYTIKKGTQRHANAAIRMITDKGEPIPIYFKKGAPRVIREVVAPVKPIKPAPKPILDKKTQCNKFTFDATKSYDLDKQKLNFLWDFGDGITSTEPIVIHTYEKGGEYTVTLTVNNDSGLPCDTSTTSQQISVNTPPIASFSSPELVCLSDTVYFDASRTFDDNPENLTYAWDFGDGSSSNGKKVSHIYNKGGSYDVTLTVDDNSDTSCNLSSIKKVMKVNTPPIANSGYNVNLCLKSPDEKYTVTLDGSKSKNPNGTPLTYTWNLGDGVILNGERVEHTYKTSGIYTVTLVVDDGMGLSCSKASDTITVNLNRPPVAAAGDDKILCVGQTVSLDGSASKAESGEKLSYKWDFGDGNEATGARVSHVYEKGGKYSATLTVNDNMNTVCSIDMDTASLHINSKPSVTIAEVNDSCVGKEIYFNASGSNDPDGDILSYTWDFGDGVTEKRASSRIVHTYEKGGSYAVSVTVDDGSKSACSSASDSRRININTPPVAKLDMTSLCCVGMEQKFDGSESFDADGDTLSYTWYLDDGTITKGAKISHIYDEPGTYRVILEINDGSETDCSSSSIAQTIKVSGSPVSIIEIR
- a CDS encoding DUF1573 domain-containing protein is translated as MKIILLILLSLLLPTYVYGQNAPAIEVIDSPWDFGQVKRGEISEKSFFIINSGEETLLIEGISSCCGYLIVDLSLWAIVSGEKSKITISCNSRLKNLGQDEKYFTIKSNDPANPELKAPIISYIIE
- a CDS encoding SprT family zinc-dependent metalloprotease yields the protein MAIKTQQMMLGDICIDVLHKNIKNLCLSIYPPTGRVRISAPKRMSLRTIRIFAISKLEWIKKHRAKFLQQEIEPPIKYLSHESHYFKGKRYLLNVINHNAPPKVELRKEAYIDLYIRKGSNLEHRKKAITEWYRKQLKDSIPDLIEKWQKIMDVEIKDWGIKQMKTRWGTCNIKAHRIWLNLELIKKPEYCLEYIVVHEILHLLERRHDIRYKSYMDKFIPQWRIYEKELNRLKP